In Solanum pennellii chromosome 3, SPENNV200, a single window of DNA contains:
- the LOC107013727 gene encoding uncharacterized protein At5g65660-like, translating into MDNQYYAPPHSDASRPSLGFPLGTAVLLIVIFSLSGIFSCCYHWEKLRSLRRSFADLESGLDPTSMKYKQNHMNWKQTQSPILPAVLMPGDEFPKFIAMPCPCQFPASEKVVHDLQKLPPPLPSPPKPPRTVAAVPFY; encoded by the exons atggataACCAATATTATGCACCACCACATTCAGATGCATCTAGGCCATCGTTAGGATTTCCTTTGGGTACTGCTGTGCTTTTGATTGTCATTTTTAGCTTAAGTGGTATTTTTTCTTGCTGCTATCACTGGGAAAAGCTCCGATCGCTTCGTCGATCGTTTGCTGATTTGGAATCCGGCCTCGATCCTACTTCTATGAAATATAAGCAAAACCATAtg aattgGAAACAAACCCAGAGTCCAATTTTGCCAGCAGTTTTAATGCCAGGTGATGAATTTCCAAAATTCATAGCAATGCCATGTCCATGTCAGTTTCCGGCATCGGAAAAAGTCGTTCATGACTTGCAGAAATTGCCGCCACCGTTGCCGTCGCCGCCTAAGCCGCCACGAACGGTGGCCGCAGTACCTTTctattag